One Solanum lycopersicum chromosome 2, SLM_r2.1 genomic region harbors:
- the LOC101263070 gene encoding uncharacterized protein — protein MEVVKKAYAGIILNMAKEAAARVMESEKKALKFQQDLHSTKEEALRMLLRLKLMIDAKTAEAESLSQNQQRRIDELEAQLNEAEGLIIDLRAELHDVHEQLNEAKNKPLHHLRPHAKEVLNCRKSIMAKSNVNNSESLKFPTELGSKVCKSADMSDTALCNYSKDNLNEPEIYRNGWSATAMSLADDRLHSGDDPSFPIKVTQVTEPSGRDGEARILPSSKAIKAENLVGEEPLKGIATMQGPYTILGKRRRKARNGKTKNSSCKARSNKLMFSQRPLPAISRCSARYLHTDTLYDSPNCPSINTEKNNVAGSSFVSGKEGPQNKGLTVAVARRSIRKRRVKYLDVNFPPSLSHSSLSNQPMRPGLQCSSFPNSKSNAAECTVKSTKLGGEGGIEEGTGFQGASSGFTVENKKHRKFARTDNDAHKEDAELVDVSVMVEEGDGQPLLNFGVLPVESIFGDTKASEGSNESNLQGNNMTPLKYMFSRKRKKDNLSNPNENSSPDCLVKKKSVEIENIDPRLQDSEALKDSPLRSKHLVQVAHQLISLSGRSWWH, from the exons ATGGAGGTTGTGAAGAAAGCATATGCGGGAATAATTTTGAACATGGCAAAGGAGGCGGCAGCTCGTGTCATGGAATCGGAGAAAAAAGCTCTTAAGTTTCAGCAGGATCTGCATTCTACAAAAGAGGAAGCCCTTCGTATGCTGCTTCGTTTGAAATTAATGATTGATGCTAAG ACAGCTGAAGCTGAAAGTTTGTCTCAAAATCAGCAAAGAAGAATTGATGAATTAGAAGCTCAGCTTAATGAAGCTGAAGGGCTGATAATTGATCTTAGAGCAGAATTGCATGATGTGCACGAGCAGTTGAATGAAGCAAAAAATAAGCCTCTCCATCACCTGAGACCACATGCTAAAGAGGTTTTGAATTGTCGCAAAAGTATCATGGCCAAGTCAAATGTAAATAATTCAGAGTCGTTAAAATTCCCTACTGAATTGGGATCCAAGGTCTGCAAATCAGCAGACATGTCAGACACAGCATTGTGCAATTACTCAAAGGACAACCTTAATGAGCCAGAGATTTATAGAAATGGATGGTCTGCAACAGCGATGAGCTTAGCAGACGATAGATTGCATTCTGGAGATGATCCAAGTTTTCCTATTAAAGTTACACAGGTCACTGAACCTAGTGGACGAGATGGTGAAGCACGTATTCTACCATCATCTAAAGCTATAAAAGCAGAGAATTTAGTTGGCGAAGAACCACTTAAGGGCATTGCCACTATGCAGGGGCCATATACAATCCTAgggaaaaggagaagaaaagcTCGAAATGGCAAAACCAAAAATAGCTCTTGCAAGGCTCGTTCTAATAAGCTCATGTTTTCTCAACGACCATTGCCAGCAATTTCCCGTTGTTCTGCAAGATACTTGCATACAGACACTTTGTATGACAGTCCTAATTGTCCTTCCATCAATACTGAGAAAAATAATGTAGCAGGAAGTTCTTTTGTGTCAGGTAAAGAAGGGCCACAAAACAAGGGCTTAACTGTTGCTGTTGCTCGTAGAAGCATTAGGAAAAGACGTGTCAAATACCTAGACGTTAATTTCCCTCCATCATTGTCACATAGCTCCCTTTCTAATCAGCCAATGAGACCTGGTCTGCAATGTTCATCATTTCCTAATAGCAAGTCCAATGCAGCTGAATGCACTGTCAAATCCACGAAATTAGGAGGTGAAGGTGGTATTGAAGAGGGTACTGGTTTTCAAGGGGCATCCTCAGGTTTCACTGTAGAAAACAAGAAACATAGAAAGTTTGCACGTACAGATAATGATGCACACAAGGAGGACGCAGAATTGGTAGATGTCTCAGTGATGGTAGAGGAGGGTGATGGTCAACCGCTGCTTAACTTTGGCGTGTTACCAGTTGAATCTATTTTTGGAGACACCAAAGCATCTGAAGGAAGTAATGAATCAAATCTTCAAGGTAACAATATGACGCCTCTCAAGTATATGTTCAGCAGGAAGCGTAAGAAAGATAACTTGTCGAACCCAAATGAGAACTCTTCTCCAGACTGCTTAGTGAAAAAAAAGTCTGTAGAGATTGAAAACATTGATCCAAGATTGCAGGATTCAGAAGCGTTGAAAGATTCGCCTTTAAGAAGTAAACATTTGGTCCAGGTTGCTCATCAG CTTATCTCTCTGTCTGGAAGAAGCTGGTGGCATTAG
- the LOC101249328 gene encoding uncharacterized protein, producing the protein MVMVVKKEDTLQAVWFAAGVAALMACLERAILVSFVEQWRLIAFLALNLLLLAILFTSTTNTPTTPIVETTSNTTNQSKIEVKVGKECKKPIVPCVEDSILEEAITKDVKEEYPKITDKKENKKEQLLDDSVEEAQQISMEELNERAEAFIAMFRQHLISDAKAYSYSKSCRIRTSISLKGGDKNFPKRRPIY; encoded by the exons ATGGTGATGGtagtaaaaaaagaagataCATTACAAGCAGTATGGTTTGCAGCAGGAGTGGCTGCTTTAATGGCATGTTTAGAACGTgcaattttagtttcttttgtGGAACAATGGCGACTTATAGCATTTCTTGCTCTTAATCTCTTACTCTTAGCTATTCTTTTTACATCTACAACGAATACTCCCACAACTCCAATTGTTGAAACCACCAGCAACACTACTAATCAATCCAAGATTGAG GTAAAGGTGGGGAAAGAATGCAAGAAACCTATAGTGCCTTGTGTTGAAGATAGCATATTAGAAGAAGCAATTACAAAGGATGTGAAAGAGGAATATCCAAAAATAACagacaagaaggaaaacaaaaaagaacaatTATTAGATGATTCAGTAGAAGAGGCTCAACAAATTTCAATGGAGGAATTGAATGAAAGAGCAGAGGCATTTATAGCAATGTTCAGACAACATTTAATATCTGATGCAAAGGCTTATAGTTATAGCAAAAGCTGTAGAATTCGAACTTCAATTTCACTCAAAGGAGGTGACAAAAATTTTCCCAAGCGTAGACCcatttactaa
- the LOC101249606 gene encoding uncharacterized protein codes for MVHYKTGIRNFEISSQRKEEMAGNDSQKQFLTLLREFASEKSQGERRIVNHKKRNQQLQSELQLAYAEVEEAKNQKETAEQELKVYEVELARNESAIQTLEEGILWIQDELSAYGSNVESLKNKEAETRDDFIEKMFELNAQIRKFHESIASIFRNDDCSTSASKPGSAKAKAEDAEAFKGDLQNKLAQIVSQITKEEEEYQVEQNIHRQVAEELNILESKASLIEGITKENMEMQELARYP; via the exons ATGGTCCACTATAAAACAGGAATTCGAAATTTTGAGATATCTTCTCAGAGAAAAGAAGAGATGGCGGGAAACGATTCACAGAAGCAATTTCTAACTCTTCTCCGCGAATTCGCATCTGAAAAATCTCAAGGAG AGCGAAGAATAGTAAATCACAAGAAGCGAAATCAACAGCTGCAATCAGAGCTTCAACTTGCATATGCGGAGGTAGAAGAGGCGAAGAATCAGAAGGAGACTGCTGAGCAAGAGCTCAAAGTCTATGAAGTAGAATTGGCCAGGAATGAGTCTGCAATTCAAACCCTAGAG GAAGGGATCCTTTGGATTCAAGATGAATTGTCAGCGTATGGATCTAATGTTGAGTCTCTCAAG AATAAAGAAGCAGAAACTCG AGATGACTTCATAGAGAAAATGTTTGAGCTCAATGCACAGATAAG GAAATTCCATGAGTCAATAGCATCTATATTCCGAAATGATGATTGCAGCACGTCAGCATCAAAGCCTG GTTCAGCTAAAGCCAAAGCAGAAGATGCTGAAGCTTTCAAAGGAGACCTCCAGAATAAGCTAGCTCAGATAGTTTCTCAGATCACTAAGGAAGAAGAGGAATACCAAGTTGAACAGAATATTCATCGGCAG GTTGCAGAAGAGTTGAATATTTTGGAAAGTAAAGCATCACTGATAGAGGGAATcacaaaagaaaatatggaaatgcaGGAGTTAGCCAGATATCCTTGA
- the ABCB3 gene encoding ABC transporter B family member 15 translates to MSTSKSKTMIQEKRYGSFQSVFMHADSVDILLMVLGFLGAICDGVSMPVMLIVTSKLMNNLGGNDSSDTFTHHINENALALVYLACGQWVACFLEGFCWTRTAERQASRLRIRYLKAVLRQDVGYFDLHVASTADVIASVSSDSLVIQECISEKVPVFLMNVATFTGSYVVGFLMIWKLALVGFPFIIFLVIPGLMYGRALMGIARKIRDEYGKAGIIVEQAISSVRTVYSFVGENKTLAEYSNALQGTVDLGLKQGLAKGLAIGSNGIVFAIWSFMSYYGSRMVMYNGEHGGTVFAVGAAIAIGGLSLGSGLSNLKYFSEASAAGERVVQVIKRVPKIDSDNLEGQTLDNVMGEVEFKHIEFAYPSRPESIILNDFSLKVPTGKTVALVGGSGSGKSTVVALLQRFYDPLGGEILLDGIAIDKLQLKWLRSQMGLVSQEPALFATTIKENILFGKEDASMEQVIEAAKASNAHNFICQLPQSYDTQVGERGVQMSGGQKQRIAIARAIIKSPRILLLDEATSALDSESERVVQEALDKAAVGRTTIIIAHRLSTIRNADLIAVVQSGQVKEIGSHDELIEDEDGLYTSLVRLQQTENPSDEISIAPTNRNTVFAPSNLNSGFTSDHEVQNTSSRRLSIVSRSSSANSAAQSCRFDQNATISNTPEQVFPVPSFKRLLAMNLPEWKEATLGCIGAILFGGVQPVYAFAMGSMISVYFLPSHDEIKEKTKIYALCFLGLAFFSLFVNVLQHYNFAAMGEKLTKRIRERMLSKMLTFEIGWYDKEENSTGAVCSRLAKDANVVRSLVGDRMALLIQTVSAVTIACTMGLVIAWRLAWVMIAVQPLIIVCYYFKRVLLKNMSKKSIKAQEESSKLAAEAVSNLRTVTAFSSQSRILQMLKKAQEGPLRESIRQSWFAGIGLGTSNSLMTCTWALDFWYGGKLMAEGLIGAQALFQTFMILVSTGRVIADAGTMTNDLAKSADAVGSVFAVLDRYSLIEPEDSDGYKPKKITGNVELCDVDFAYPARPNVIIFKGFSIKIEAGKSTALVGQSGSGKSTIIGLIERFYDPLRGEVKIDGRDVRSYHLRSLRKHIALVSQEPTLFAGTIRQNIAYGASEEVDESEIIEAAKAANAHDFISALKDGYETWCGDRGLQLSGGQKQRIAIARAILKNPAVLLLDEATSALDSQSEKVVQDALERVMVGRTSVVVAHRLSTIQNCDTIAVLDKGKIVEKGTHSSLLAKGPSGVYHSLVSLQRAPNSNNTFIS, encoded by the exons atgagtACTTCAAAGAGTAAAACGATGATCCAAGAGAAACGGTATGGTTCTTTTCAGTCAGTTTTCATGCATGCCGATAGCGTCGATATCTTGTTGATGGTTTTAGGATTTTTGGGAGCGATTTGCGATGGAGTTTCTATGCCTGTGATGCTTATAGTCACCAGCAAACTCATGAACAATCTTGGTGGTAATGACTCTTCCGATACTTTCACGCATCATATCAATGAG AATGCTTTAGCTCTGGTTTACCTGGCATGTGGACAATGGGTCGCGTGTTTTTTAG AGGGATTTTGTTGGACAAGGACAGCAGAGAGGCAAGCGTCAAGGCTACGAATAAGATACTTAAAAGCAGTTCTAAGACAAGATGTGGGATACTTTGATCTACATGTTGCCAGTACCGCCGATGTCATTGCTAGTGTCTCTAGTGACAGTCTTGTCATTCAAGAATGCATAAGTGAAAAG GTACCAGTTTTCTTGATGAACGTAGCAACATTTACTGGGTCATATGTGGTAGGATTTTTGATGATATGGAAGCTGGCACTAGTGGGATtcccttttattattttcctaGTGATACCGGGTCTTATGTATGGAAGGGCTCTAATGGGAATAGCAAGAAAAATCAGGGATGAATATGGAAAAGCTGGAATAATTGTGGAACAAGCAATTTCATCAGTAAGAACAGTTTATTCATTTGTTGGAGAAAATAAAACTTTAGCAGAGTATTCTAATGCACTTCAAGGAACAGTAGATTTGGGATTAAAGCAAGGTTTAGCTAAAGGATTGGCTATTGGAAGTAATGGCATTGTTTTTGCAATTTGGTCCTTTATGTCTTATTATGGTAGCAGAATGGTCATGTACAATGGAGAACATGGTGGCACCGTTTTTGCCGTTGGCGCTGCAATCGCCATCGGTGGACT ATCATTGGGTTCCGGTTTGTCCAATCTCAAGTATTTTTCTGAAGCAAGTGCAGCTGGTGAACGTGTAGTGCAAGTGATAAAAAGGGTACCGAAAATAGATTCGGATAATTTGGAGGGCCAAACATTGGATAACGTGATGGGTGAAGTGGAattcaaacatattgaattcgCGTACCCATCAAGACCTGAAAGCATAATTTTAAACGATTTTAGCTTAAAAGTCCCAACGGGTAAAACCGTGGCATTAGTGGGAGGAAGTGGGTCAGGAAAATCTACTGTAGTAGCACTACTTCAGAGATTTTATGACCCACTTGGGGGTGAAATTCTTCTCGATGGGATCGCTATTGATAAGCTGCAACTCAAGTGGCTAAGGTCACAAATGGGTCTAGTGAGTCAAGAACCTGCACTTTTTGCAACtacaattaaagaaaatatactttttgggaAGGAGGATGCATCTATGGAACAAGTAATTGAGGCTGCCAAAGCTTCTAATGCTCATAACTTCATCTGTCAGTTGCCTCAGAGTTATGATACCCAG GTGGGAGAGAGAGGTGTTCAAATGTCTGGGGGACAGAAGCAGAGGATAGCTATAGCAAGAGCCATAATCAAGTCACCCAGAATACTCCTCCTCGACGAAGCAACCAGTGCACTCGACTCTGAATCTGAACGAGTGGTGCAGGAAGCTCTGGACAAGGCCGCTGTTGGCCGCACTACAATCATCATAGCCCATCGCCTTTCCACTATTCGCAATGCTGACCTTATTGCTGTGGTTCAAAGTGGCCAAGTCAAGGAAATTGGCTCACACGATGAGCTAATAGAAGATGAAGATGGACTATACACTTCCTTAGTCCGTCTCCAACAAACTGAAAATCCCAGTGATGAAATCTCAATTGCACCAACAAATAGAAACACAGTTTTTGCTCCATCAAATTTAAATTCTGGATTCACCTCTGACCATGAAGTACAAAATACAAGCAGCAGAAGGCTATCAATTGTGAGCAGGTCGAGTTCAGCTAACTCAGCTGCGCAAAGCTGTAGATTTGATCAAAATGCAACAATTTCCAATACTCCAGAACAAGTCTTTCCAGTACCTTCATTCAAAAGGCTGCTGGCAATGAATTTGCCAGAATGGAAGGAGGCAACTTTGGGATGCATAGGAGCAATATTGTTTGGTGGGGTTCAACCAGTGTATGCTTTTGCAATGGGGTCAATGATATCTGTCTATTTCTTACCAAGTCATGATGAGATTAAGGAGAAGACAAAGATATATGCTCTGTGTTTTCTGGGGTTGGCATTCTTTTCACTTTTTGTCAATGTACTTCAGCACTATAACTTTGCAGCCATGGGAGAGAAATTGACTAAAAGGATCCGGGAGAGGATGTTGTCCAAGATGCTTACTTTTGAAATTGGGTGGTACGACAAGGAAGAAAATTCCACCGGTGCTGTTTGCTCTAGACTAGCTAAGGATGCCAATGTG GTGAGATCATTGGTTGGGGACAGGATGGCATTACTCATTCAAACGGTTTCTGCAGTGACTATAGCTTGCACCATGGGCCTAGTTATCGCGTGGAGACTTGCATGGGTCATGATAGCGGTCCAGCCTCTCATCATAGTGTGCTACTATTTCAAGAGGGTGCTATTAAAAAACATGTCTAAAAAGTCCATCAAGGCCCAAGAAGAAAGCAGCAAGTTGGCTGCTGAAGCAGTTTCCAATCTCAGAACAGTAACAGCCTTCTCCTCCCAGTCCCGGATTCTCCAAATGCTCAAGAAAGCCCAAGAAGGCCCACTAAGAGAAAGTATACGTCAGTCGTGGTTTGCTGGAATTGGACTTGGCACTTCGAACAGTCTCATGACATGTACTTGGGCTCTTGATTTCTGGTATGGTGGCAAACTCATGGCAGAAGGCCTCATAGGAGCTCAAGCCCTCTTCCAGACATTCATGATTCTGGTTAGCACTGGGCGTGTCATTGCAGATGCTGGAACCATGACTAATGATCTCGCAAAGAGTGCAGATGCTGTTGGGTCGGTCTTTGCAGTGTTGGATCGATATTCTTTAATCGAGCCAGAGGACTCAGATGGTTACAAGCCCAAGAAAATAACAGGCAATGTCGAGCTGTGCGATGTGGATTTTGCATACCCTGCTAGGCCCAATGTGATCATTTTCAAGGGGTTCTCAATAAAAATCGAAGCAGGAAAGTCAACAGCATTGGTAGGACAAAGCGGATCAGGGAAGTCCACTATAATTGGTCTGATAGAAAGATTCTATGATCCCTTAAGAGGGGAAGTGAAAATAGATGGCCGGGACGTAAGATCATACCACTTGAGATCATTGAGGAAacacattgcacttgtaagcCAAGAACCAACATTATTTGCAGGAACCATAAGGCAAAACATAGCCTATGGAGCATCAGAAGAAGTGGACGAATCAGAAATAATTGAGGCTGCAAAGGCAGCAAATGCACATGATTTCATCTCAGCATTAAAAGACGGATATGAAACTTGGTGTGGTGACAGGGGACTGCAGTTGTCAGGAGGACAAAAACAGCGAATTGCTATAGCACGTGCAATATTGAAAAATCCAGCGGTGCTATTATTGGACGAGGCAACAAGTGCATTGGACAGTCAGTCGGAGAAAGT
- the 5PT4 gene encoding inositol-1,4,5-triphosphate-5-phosphatase, producing MGNKERKSRRKVFRLWFSKRRSRADAASHLSEISDDDGQDDVYMNGLSVMSLDRRPCILNNELRIFVGTWNVAGRSPVGSLAVDLDEWLNLKEAADIYVLGFQEIVPLKPKTVIGAEDPTEATNWNVLVGKTLNSKYGGAWLTPMVNPITNDNYRYDQATESDSRLRNDYEIVSARGQSRTEYKLSDCVGSYKLMASKKMVGVFISVWMRRTLLKKYCVSEVKVSSVACGIMGYLGNKGSVSVSMSIGGTSFCFVAAHLASGEKKGDEGKRNRQVTEIFRRTSFPRLTEDCHKNHPLTILGHDQIFWFGDLNYRLYLEDNLARELIKRKNWSALQEFDQLGKELEDGGVFQGWQEGDIEFAPTYKYSSSNCNRYSGGLPSRAGEKQRTPAWCDRILWYGKGVKQLSYFRSESKFSDHRPVSALFSVLVKDQKCAHSSLVPFPPFSPLRNS from the exons ATGGGtaacaaggaaagaaaatcAAGACGGAAAGTGTTTCGGTTGTGGTTTAGCAAGAGAAGAAGCAGAGCTGATGCAGCATCCCATTTAAGCGAAATTTCAG ATGACGACGGACAAGATGACGTGTACATGAATGGTCTTTCTGTTATGTCACTGGACAGAAGACCATGCATCCTAAACAATGAATTGAG AATCTTTGTGGGTACGTGGAATGTTGCCGGAAGATCTCCTGTGGGAAGTCTAGCTGTAGATTTGGATGAGTGGCTAAATCTGAAAGAAGCAGCAGATATTTATGTTCTTGG CTTCCAGGAAATAGTCCCTCTAAAGCCTAAAACTGTAATTGGAGCAGAAGATCCAACAGAAGCTACTAACTGGAATGTGCTCGTCGGTAAAACTCTAAATAGCAAGTATGGTGGTGCCTGGTTAACACCCATGGTCAATCCAATCACCAATGATAATTATCGATATGATCAAGCCACTGAATCAGATAGTAGACTGAGGAATGACTACGAAATAGTTTCAGCAAGAGGTCAGTCTAGAACTGAATATAAGCTCTCAGATTGTGTTGGTAGTTACAAATTGATGGCTAGCAAGAAGATGGTTGGTGTCTTCATTAGTGTGTGGATGAGAAGGACATTGCTAAAGAAGTATTGTGTCTCCGAAGTAAAGGTCTCTTCAGTAGCTTGCGGCATTATGGGCTATTTGGGAAACAAAGGATCCGTCTCTGTGAGCATGTCCATAGGAGGAACTAGTTTTTGCTTTGTGGCAGCTCACTTAGCCTCAGGAGAAAAGAAAGGTGATGAAGGGAAGAGGAACCGTCAAGTCACCGAGATTTTTAGGAGAACGTCTTTCCCCCGGCTGACAGAAGACTGCCATAAAAATCATCCTCTCACCATCTTAGGACATGA CCAGATATTTTGGTTTGGAGATCTCAACTACAGACTGTACTTGGAAGACAATTTAGCGAGGgaattaataaaaaggaaaaattggaGTGCGCTGCAAGAGTTTGACCAGTTGGGGAAGGAACTAGAAGATGGTGGAGTGTTTCAGGGTTGGCAAGAGGGAGATATAGAATTCGCTCCCACATACAAATATTCTTCTTCCAATTGCAATCGATATTCTGGTGGACTTCCAAGCAGAGCAGGGGAGAAGCAAAGAACTCCAGCATG GTGTGATAGAATCCTATGGTATGGAAAGGGAGTGAAACAGCTTTCCTATTTCCGCAGTGAAAGCAAGTTCTCAGACCATCGGCCCGTGTCTGCTTTATTCTCTGTACTAGTTAAAGATCAAAAGTGTGCCCATTCAAGTTTGGTTCCGTTTCCTCCTTTCAGTCCCCTCCGAAATTCCTAG